CAGGGATTAAAGCTAATCTTACCCTTCACTTCATCCGTGTTCTGAGCGTAACGATTCAATACTAACAGCAGAATCATCACATTTAGCCCAGCATAGATATCCACCTCTCGCAATCCCATCAAACTGCCATGCTTTCGCAAGTTTAGCATTTTTTTCTGAGGTAGATTACTCGTAGGTTCTGCATTAATAAAGTCCCCATTACACCAATCCAAGTAGAATTCTTCCAAACGCTGGAATAATTGCACAAATTCTTCGGGACTGACATCAAGCAACGCCATCATATACTCGACAATTTCCCAAGTCAGCCCTTCATAACCCAGTAAATCGTAAACTTCCTCAGCTAACTGCTCCTGGCTAACTAGAAAACCGCCACGTCTGCGGCGCGGTTCAACCCACTCTTTCAAACTTTCAACTAACCGCTGAGCGCATAAAAACTCAGCAAAACTTTTATGGACAAACTCCACCGCACCTTCGGTGGCGTCAGCAGCAGAAGCGGGTCGTAAATAAAACGCTGCTAGGGCATTTCTCAACGGATTATCACCAATGCGTTCTCGTGCCTTTTCTAACAATTTCCTGGCTTGATCATCTCCCTTGAGACGTTCCTCAATCATGGGAATTGAAGTCCACTCTCCACCCGATTGAGTGACGCATAACCCCGCTTCCGTGAGAATGCGCCGCAAGTCATCTGTCTCCTGTTCAGTAAGTTCCAAATTCAGGTCTTCAGAACGCTGCTGAGTCAGTACCCAATCTAAAGCTTTTTGATAAATCAAGACTTTAGCATCAGCGCGGCTGGTTCCCTCAAACATTTCTAAGGATAGTTCACCATCCCGATGCATCGCAGCTAAAAGGTAAAGTAATAGCGGTTCTCGCGCCAATTCTTTCACCCGTTCTGGGCAGTTTTCAGCCTGTAAAAACTCCCCAAATGCGTTAGCTTTATCCTCACCCACCAAATTTGACCATTTCTCCAACCACTGCTGCTGGAGTTGGTCATTCATGAGGGCAATTTCTACCCGTTCTAAATTTCCAGGTAGAAATCGTTCAATCCCATGTAATGCTAATTCTCGACCCGTGACTAAAAACCGATGTCCCAGTTGGGAATGTTGCTGACAACTGGTTTGAAAATTCCCCACCTGTTTGAGAAACTTTTCAATCCCGCCTGTAGTTCTTCCCTCCATTCGCAATTCATCAAATCCATCCAGGACGAATAAAAATCGGGTATTGCGGTCAGTTAACCAGCCGTCATTACTCTTAACAAAATCTGCCTTAACCGCAGCGCGGAGGGTATTTTCGATATTGTTTTCAAATGCATCAATATCCCGGAGTCGAATCAGAATCGGTGTCCAGATGGGATGAAGATGTTCTCGCACCCAATTGGCAAACATCCGACAAAAGACACTTTTTCCCCGTCCGGGTCCCGCTTGAATGAATAGAATTTGACCATTTTTATCCGGGTTCGTAAGCTGGTTTTTCGCCCACTGTTCTAAATTAACCGGGTCTGCTTTTTTATCAACTTTGCCGTTTTTATCCACTAAATGGGCTTCTAGTGGCACATAGATATCGGAAAGCGTAAAATTTTCACCCAATACTTTCCACTGGGTTTGTAATAGAGGATTACTGGTATGAGGAGATATCTGTTCAGTTAAATAGGATTCAATGCTGCCATATTTCTGGCTGGCTTGGGTTTCCCGCGCGGCGGTACGGGTTAATTGTAGGGGTTGGGTAATCGTCTCTGATTCGTAGGAGAGTAGCTGATCAATTATCGGATAGATTCCCCAGGCTACCCATCCGGTTACAATAGGAATACTGTCCTGATTTAATCCTACTTTATCTAAGTATTCTGATAATTGCTGATTTAAAGCCTGTCCTAACCGGGATTCAGGAAAATAGGTTAAAGCGTCTTCAATTAATTTCTGGTCAAGTTGAAGTTCTCCAAGCTGATCCAATTGCGACTTAGCCGCTTGATTCGATATCCCAGAACCAATTTTTTGCTGTAACCAATCATTCTCACGCACCAATGTATCGAAACGTTCCAGATACGCTAAAGGAAACGCGATCGCCGCCCACTCTTCTAAGCTTGTCTTTCCCTTAACCTTACCACGATACAGGTTCACCCCTTT
The window above is part of the Coleofasciculus chthonoplastes PCC 7420 genome. Proteins encoded here:
- a CDS encoding pentapeptide repeat-containing protein, giving the protein MNKFKQVWRQFFNPDELWKLLNTDIRVLGKPGEIAEAGAEVSKAGLELAIALGLLGTPAAPVAVIPAGLSFVGLTRKGVNLYRGKVKGKTSLEEWAAIAFPLAYLERFDTLVRENDWLQQKIGSGISNQAAKSQLDQLGELQLDQKLIEDALTYFPESRLGQALNQQLSEYLDKVGLNQDSIPIVTGWVAWGIYPIIDQLLSYESETITQPLQLTRTAARETQASQKYGSIESYLTEQISPHTSNPLLQTQWKVLGENFTLSDIYVPLEAHLVDKNGKVDKKADPVNLEQWAKNQLTNPDKNGQILFIQAGPGRGKSVFCRMFANWVREHLHPIWTPILIRLRDIDAFENNIENTLRAAVKADFVKSNDGWLTDRNTRFLFVLDGFDELRMEGRTTGGIEKFLKQVGNFQTSCQQHSQLGHRFLVTGRELALHGIERFLPGNLERVEIALMNDQLQQQWLEKWSNLVGEDKANAFGEFLQAENCPERVKELAREPLLLYLLAAMHRDGELSLEMFEGTSRADAKVLIYQKALDWVLTQQRSEDLNLELTEQETDDLRRILTEAGLCVTQSGGEWTSIPMIEERLKGDDQARKLLEKARERIGDNPLRNALAAFYLRPASAADATEGAVEFVHKSFAEFLCAQRLVESLKEWVEPRRRRGGFLVSQEQLAEEVYDLLGYEGLTWEIVEYMMALLDVSPEEFVQLFQRLEEFYLDWCNGDFINAEPTSNLPQKKMLNLRKHGSLMGLREVDIYAGLNVMILLLVLNRYAQNTDEVKGKISFNPCGQPDSDSFEPTRLLRIISYSNSVKLDTFINTVSQFLSNVNLKQVNLRGINLVYADLSGANLSGADLSGADLSAVNLSGADLSGANLAGVALFEADLNSANLSRANLCSAILQDANLTSADLNEADLNEADLNEADLSRVNLSNAHLWKANLWNANLYSANLTSAKLSDAKLGNVNLNGADLSKADLSGAELSNADLTSANLSSANLSFAQLNGADLKGANFNSADLSGAWLDGIDGDEHTNWENVRGLETAENVPEGLKQLLSLSPPNPSPDAPNS